A genomic segment from Paenibacillus sp. FSL K6-1096 encodes:
- a CDS encoding DUF2264 domain-containing protein, which translates to MNAKAASPQRRLPVADNPLKTRDDLRTALDQLTGPLRPFYSSGGARLEVGATGASYPAAIAGMEGFSRVLWGLIPLLSGGGKSDLWAAVLDGIRHGTDPGHEEYWGEVQDYDQRLVEMAAFGFALASAPEHIWTPLTAQEQEHLYQWLNQINSHPCYDCNWLFFNVLVNIGFRHIGRPYDAVQLENNLQRMDAFYLGEGWYSDGIDGHCDYYGPFAIHYYSLMYAKLMEHDDPERSRRFKERARLFAAGFIGWFAPDGAALPYGRSLAYRFAQSAFWSAFAYAGVEGIPAGVVKGIVLRNLRWWFSQPIFDAAGVLTVGYTYPNLIMAENYNAPGSPYWALKTFLPLALSAEHPFWSEPELPLPELPAVMVQNPPHLVLVREPDSGHVAAFNSGHLYTNEHTHTSAKYEKFVYSTGFGFSVPRAEWGLAQGAYDSMLALSEGGDNLYRVRRRNRETEIIDNVLRSVWLPWRDVVVRTWVVAGLPWHIRIHRIETGRALDVAEGGFALGQETELVQHLDGLAAAAATPWGTSAIKGLMGYTKAQLISPNANTNLLHPRTVLPTLTASLEPGVHWLASAVYGDPSAEYSARQISASGNILHESPETLLKVDIAKDKIILTTAGEAKIHIPMDHDQMRYNI; encoded by the coding sequence ATGAATGCTAAGGCAGCTTCGCCGCAGCGGCGGCTACCGGTTGCTGACAATCCGCTGAAGACCCGGGACGACCTGCGGACAGCGCTGGACCAGCTTACCGGTCCGCTTCGCCCGTTCTATAGCAGCGGAGGCGCGAGACTTGAAGTGGGCGCAACGGGAGCGAGTTATCCGGCAGCGATTGCCGGTATGGAAGGCTTCTCCCGGGTGCTGTGGGGATTGATTCCGCTGCTGAGCGGAGGCGGGAAGAGTGACCTATGGGCCGCAGTGTTGGACGGTATCCGGCATGGGACCGATCCTGGGCATGAAGAATACTGGGGCGAGGTGCAGGACTACGACCAGCGGCTGGTGGAGATGGCCGCCTTCGGGTTCGCGCTCGCCAGTGCGCCGGAGCATATCTGGACCCCGCTCACTGCGCAGGAGCAGGAGCACCTCTATCAATGGCTGAATCAGATTAACAGCCATCCTTGTTATGACTGTAACTGGCTGTTCTTCAACGTGCTGGTCAATATCGGGTTCCGCCATATCGGACGGCCGTATGATGCCGTTCAGCTGGAGAACAACCTCCAGCGGATGGATGCCTTCTATCTGGGCGAGGGCTGGTACAGCGACGGCATTGACGGCCATTGCGATTATTACGGCCCGTTTGCTATCCATTATTATTCACTGATGTACGCCAAGCTGATGGAGCATGATGATCCTGAACGCTCCCGCAGGTTCAAGGAACGGGCCCGGCTGTTCGCCGCCGGATTCATCGGCTGGTTCGCGCCGGACGGCGCTGCACTCCCGTATGGCCGCAGTCTTGCTTACCGGTTCGCCCAATCCGCGTTCTGGAGCGCTTTCGCCTATGCCGGAGTTGAAGGCATTCCGGCAGGTGTGGTCAAAGGTATCGTGCTGCGCAATCTGCGCTGGTGGTTCAGTCAGCCGATCTTCGATGCCGCAGGTGTGCTGACCGTCGGATATACCTATCCGAACCTGATCATGGCTGAGAATTATAATGCGCCCGGCTCGCCGTATTGGGCGCTGAAGACATTCCTGCCGCTGGCACTCAGTGCAGAGCATCCGTTCTGGAGTGAGCCCGAGCTGCCGTTGCCGGAGCTGCCTGCGGTGATGGTGCAGAACCCGCCGCATCTCGTCCTGGTCCGCGAGCCGGATTCCGGCCATGTCGCTGCCTTCAACAGCGGGCATCTGTACACCAATGAGCATACTCATACCTCAGCCAAATACGAGAAATTCGTCTATTCCACCGGCTTCGGCTTCAGCGTGCCCCGGGCTGAATGGGGCTTGGCACAAGGAGCGTATGATTCCATGCTGGCGCTAAGTGAAGGCGGGGACAATCTGTACCGGGTGCGCCGCCGGAACCGGGAGACGGAGATCATCGACAATGTACTGCGCTCCGTGTGGCTGCCTTGGAGAGACGTAGTAGTGCGCACCTGGGTGGTAGCCGGCCTGCCCTGGCACATCCGTATTCACCGGATTGAGACAGGCCGGGCGCTGGACGTCGCAGAAGGAGGCTTCGCGCTGGGCCAGGAGACGGAGCTGGTGCAGCACCTGGACGGTCTGGCTGCGGCAGCAGCGACCCCATGGGGAACGAGCGCCATCAAAGGGTTGATGGGTTATACGAAGGCTCAGCTAATCTCGCCGAATGCCAACACGAATCTGCTTCATCCCCGGACGGTGCTGCCTACCCTGACGGCATCACTGGAGCCTGGAGTTCATTGGCTGGCCTCGGCGGTATACGGCGACCCTTCAGCTGAATATTCTGCTCGTCAGATCAGTGCGTCTGGTAATATTTTGCATGAGTCCCCAGAGACTTTGTTGAAGGTCGATATTGCCAAAGATAAGATCATACTGACAACGGCTGGTGAGGCGAAAATCCATATTCCAATGGATCATGATCAAATGAGATATAATATTTAA
- a CDS encoding glycosyl hydrolase — protein sequence MSGTTQQVWVDEAWNQALAKTRRNSARIGAEFPHASQGSKYVLEAPSWWTAGFWPGMLWQLYAGSGEGDVSLKAIAEDCEQRLDEVLDGYVKLDHDLGFMWLLTSVANYKLTGAEASRVRGLKAASHLAARFNLKGRYIRAWNPWREGEDNSGVAIIDCSMNTSLLFWASAVSGDPRYRHIAEAHMDTVLEHFIRPDGSVYHIVNFDPETGEVLEKRGGQGYAPESAWSRGAAWALYGLALAYHHTGKQSYLDASKQVAHFFITRLPEDHVPHWDFRAPGEVGEIRDTSAGSCAASGLLLLASQTEASEAHVYRNAALRITESLYRNYGTWDDDGEEGLLLHGTSNYPENRNIDVPLIYGDFFYVEALARIRDAGPFYWE from the coding sequence ATGAGCGGAACGACACAGCAGGTGTGGGTAGACGAGGCGTGGAACCAGGCGCTGGCCAAAACCAGGCGGAACAGCGCACGCATTGGGGCTGAATTTCCCCATGCCAGCCAGGGAAGCAAGTATGTGCTGGAGGCCCCGAGCTGGTGGACCGCCGGCTTCTGGCCGGGCATGCTCTGGCAGCTCTATGCCGGGAGCGGGGAGGGGGACGTCAGCTTGAAGGCCATTGCTGAAGACTGCGAGCAGCGGCTGGATGAGGTGCTGGACGGTTATGTGAAGCTGGATCATGACCTGGGCTTCATGTGGCTGCTGACCAGCGTAGCCAATTATAAGCTGACGGGTGCGGAGGCATCGCGCGTCCGCGGGCTGAAGGCGGCGAGCCATCTGGCCGCCCGCTTCAACCTGAAGGGCCGCTATATCCGGGCCTGGAATCCCTGGCGCGAAGGCGAGGACAACAGCGGAGTGGCGATTATCGACTGCAGCATGAATACAAGCCTGCTGTTCTGGGCTTCAGCGGTAAGCGGGGACCCGCGTTACCGGCATATTGCCGAGGCGCATATGGACACCGTGCTGGAGCATTTCATCCGGCCGGACGGCTCGGTCTATCATATTGTCAACTTTGACCCGGAGACCGGCGAAGTTCTGGAGAAGCGCGGCGGGCAAGGCTATGCGCCGGAATCGGCCTGGTCCCGCGGGGCGGCCTGGGCGCTCTACGGCCTGGCGCTGGCTTATCACCATACCGGCAAGCAGAGCTATCTTGACGCCTCCAAGCAGGTGGCCCATTTCTTCATCACACGTCTGCCTGAGGACCATGTGCCGCATTGGGATTTCCGCGCACCGGGAGAAGTTGGCGAAATCCGCGATACCTCTGCCGGCTCCTGCGCGGCCAGCGGCCTGCTGCTGCTGGCCAGCCAGACGGAGGCATCCGAAGCACATGTCTACCGGAATGCGGCTCTCCGCATCACTGAGTCCCTCTACCGCAATTACGGCACCTGGGACGATGACGGGGAAGAAGGGCTGCTGCTTCACGGCACCAGCAACTACCCGGAGAACCGGAACATCGATGTGCCGCTGATCTACGGTGATTTCTTCTATGTTGAGGCGTTGGCGCGGATCAGAGACGCCGGGCCATTCTATTGGGAGTAG
- a CDS encoding AraC family transcriptional regulator, with product MKHNRYYEKFDGDILAGLGNSPVSPTRDFHIHDHYEIFLFLGGSVNGFVDQYSYPLQRGNVLLFNNHEIHKIFNVTGQPYERLTIHFKAQLVYPFCTAATNLLACFQNRKPGENNLAQMEEPLLTEYTKLALQLISALENRQYGSEVLALTYLIQLLVMVNELYSRSRSAVPSLISPHIQSAMSYIDNHLHLKLTIEHIAGELNLDKYYLSHLFKQQTGGTLYRYVLLKKIALAKQLLSAGTSVSDTCYLSGFNDYANFIRTFKNITGIPPGKYGK from the coding sequence ATGAAGCATAACCGGTATTACGAGAAATTCGACGGCGATATTCTGGCCGGCCTGGGTAACTCCCCGGTCTCGCCGACCCGTGATTTCCATATCCACGACCACTATGAAATCTTCCTGTTCCTCGGCGGCAGCGTGAACGGCTTCGTCGACCAGTACAGCTATCCGCTGCAGCGGGGCAACGTCCTCCTGTTCAACAATCATGAGATTCATAAGATCTTCAACGTCACCGGCCAGCCTTACGAACGGCTCACGATTCATTTCAAGGCACAGCTGGTCTATCCGTTCTGTACGGCGGCCACGAATCTGCTCGCGTGCTTTCAGAACCGTAAGCCGGGGGAGAATAATCTCGCACAGATGGAGGAGCCGCTGCTCACGGAATATACCAAGCTGGCCCTGCAGCTGATCTCGGCCCTGGAGAACAGGCAGTACGGCAGCGAGGTGCTGGCACTGACCTATCTGATCCAGCTTCTGGTGATGGTCAACGAGCTGTACAGCCGCTCCCGTTCCGCCGTGCCCAGCCTGATCTCCCCACATATCCAGTCCGCCATGAGCTATATCGACAACCACCTGCACCTGAAGCTGACAATCGAGCATATCGCGGGCGAGCTGAACCTGGACAAATATTATCTCAGCCATCTGTTCAAGCAGCAGACCGGGGGCACCCTCTACCGTTATGTTTTGCTCAAAAAAATTGCCCTAGCCAAGCAGCTCCTCTCCGCCGGAACCTCCGTATCCGATACCTGCTACCTGTCCGGGTTCAACGATTACGCCAATTTCATCCGCACGTTCAAGAACATCACGGGCATTCCGCCAGGCAAATACGGCAAATAG
- a CDS encoding response regulator, whose product MYTAVIAEDSKPILRNIEALMRSTELPVQITFTASNGLDALEYIKANPVDILLTDIRMPKLDGLALIGQCREVKPALKAVLISGYSDFEYTRKALNLQVFDYLLKPVEREQLAEVMQRLVAHLEEQGGSNKGLPEVLAASEQRPKSSEELFRQLEQYLQQHLYSQLSITEVALQFHVSPSYVSRIFKRHSQRTFVHYYMQLKITEACRLIAAKPELKVKELSEALAFADQHYFSKVFKEYTGVSPTEYKEGRSNSG is encoded by the coding sequence ATGTATACCGCTGTTATTGCAGAAGACAGCAAGCCGATTCTGCGGAATATTGAGGCCCTGATGCGCTCCACAGAGCTGCCTGTGCAGATTACCTTCACCGCATCGAACGGACTGGATGCACTGGAGTACATCAAGGCTAACCCGGTGGATATCCTGCTGACCGATATCCGCATGCCCAAGCTGGACGGGCTGGCGCTAATCGGGCAGTGCCGGGAGGTGAAGCCAGCGCTCAAGGCGGTGCTGATCAGCGGGTACAGCGACTTCGAGTATACGCGCAAGGCGCTGAACCTGCAGGTATTCGATTATCTGCTGAAGCCGGTGGAGCGGGAACAGCTGGCTGAGGTGATGCAGCGGCTGGTCGCCCATCTGGAGGAGCAGGGGGGCAGCAATAAGGGATTGCCGGAGGTGTTGGCCGCTTCAGAGCAGCGGCCTAAGAGCAGCGAAGAGCTGTTCCGGCAATTGGAGCAATATTTGCAGCAGCATCTCTACTCCCAGCTCTCTATCACAGAGGTGGCGCTCCAGTTCCATGTCAGCCCGTCCTATGTCAGCCGGATCTTCAAACGGCATTCGCAGCGGACCTTCGTGCATTACTATATGCAGCTTAAGATTACCGAGGCCTGCCGGCTGATTGCCGCCAAGCCGGAGCTGAAGGTGAAGGAGCTGTCGGAGGCGCTGGCCTTCGCGGATCAGCACTATTTCTCCAAGGTGTTCAAGGAATACACGGGCGTCAGCCCGACCGAATACAAGGAAGGCCGGAGCAACAGCGGGTAG
- a CDS encoding histidine kinase — protein MATIYDRLRKGGVQASLQTKFFFTFMLLLLFVLGCFLVYVNYMVIRPLKDKTEDEMKLAAVNVSDQLNLYINNQNQLSQRILSNKDVFTLLSAGDYSQLTLEGLTRSRRLKEMMFQALGPSLNIEDMIIYDLQGDGVASYIGYAGNPASLRPFLAESSKLATWNASGYALYRHQGEAISFVRAIMNQNGQVFGYLAVRLDQRYLDRAAGGVSGGKVYIMDQDQRLVASSAGLPEGEKPPAFAVPSSASGIYLSSSEDYVAYHRSAETGWTTYVVNPRNVVLGPVNSVKYISILLITALILFSFIFIYFSTKNLLLPIRKLRSQILRINYSNLNIKTDARTHNNELIQLNGAFQELLERLQESIEREKLALHEEVKSRNSALQAQIAPHFIHNVLYLISIAAQEGKNNVVTEMCKHLSDSLRYIVSSPYQHVTLTEELKHTQHYLSLIQHNFEDDLEWEIDADEGFDRIELPRLVLQPFVENCIEHAFRNTDPPWRIQVRVKVYNGLWAIEIRDNGEGFAPGRIRDILDHIQESDSGVYELQHHTSGIGNMGIVNTVNRLKLMYRNRLFFNIYNHSEEEKGATVQIIASMSKDFY, from the coding sequence TTGGCTACCATCTACGACAGATTACGCAAAGGCGGGGTTCAGGCCAGTCTGCAGACCAAGTTCTTCTTCACCTTCATGCTGCTGCTGCTGTTCGTGCTGGGCTGCTTCCTGGTCTATGTGAACTATATGGTCATCCGGCCGCTGAAGGACAAGACAGAGGATGAAATGAAGCTGGCCGCCGTCAACGTCAGCGATCAGCTGAACCTCTATATCAATAACCAGAATCAGCTCTCCCAGCGGATTCTTTCGAACAAGGATGTGTTCACCCTGCTGTCTGCCGGGGATTACTCGCAGCTTACCCTTGAAGGGCTGACCCGCAGCCGCAGACTGAAGGAGATGATGTTCCAGGCGCTGGGTCCAAGTCTCAATATCGAAGATATGATTATCTATGATCTCCAAGGAGACGGAGTCGCCTCTTACATCGGATACGCCGGCAATCCGGCTTCCCTCCGGCCGTTTCTGGCGGAGAGCAGCAAGCTGGCGACCTGGAATGCAAGCGGTTACGCACTGTACCGCCATCAGGGGGAGGCTATCTCTTTTGTGCGGGCCATTATGAATCAGAACGGGCAGGTGTTCGGCTATCTGGCGGTCCGGCTGGACCAGCGGTATCTGGACAGGGCGGCGGGGGGAGTGTCCGGCGGCAAGGTCTACATTATGGATCAGGACCAGCGGCTGGTCGCCAGCTCTGCGGGCCTTCCGGAAGGAGAAAAGCCTCCGGCATTCGCAGTGCCTTCCTCGGCATCCGGAATCTATCTCAGCAGCAGCGAGGATTATGTGGCCTATCACCGGTCTGCCGAGACGGGCTGGACCACCTATGTGGTGAACCCCAGGAATGTGGTACTGGGTCCGGTCAACTCGGTAAAATATATCTCCATCCTGCTGATTACAGCGCTGATTCTGTTCTCGTTCATCTTCATCTACTTCTCGACAAAGAATCTGCTGCTGCCGATCCGCAAGCTGCGCAGCCAGATTCTGCGGATCAACTACAGCAATCTGAATATCAAGACGGATGCGCGTACCCACAACAATGAGCTGATCCAGCTGAATGGCGCGTTCCAGGAGCTGCTGGAGCGGCTGCAGGAATCGATTGAGCGGGAGAAGCTGGCGCTGCATGAAGAGGTGAAGTCACGCAATTCCGCGCTGCAAGCCCAGATTGCCCCGCATTTTATTCACAATGTGCTGTATCTGATCAGTATTGCCGCCCAGGAAGGGAAGAATAACGTGGTGACGGAGATGTGCAAGCATCTGTCGGACAGCCTGCGCTATATTGTCTCCTCGCCTTACCAGCATGTGACGCTGACCGAGGAGCTGAAGCATACCCAGCACTATTTGTCGCTGATTCAGCATAACTTCGAGGACGATCTGGAGTGGGAGATTGATGCAGATGAGGGCTTTGACCGGATTGAGCTGCCCCGGCTGGTCCTCCAGCCGTTCGTGGAGAATTGTATCGAGCATGCATTCAGGAACACCGATCCTCCGTGGAGAATCCAGGTACGGGTGAAGGTGTACAACGGCTTGTGGGCCATTGAGATCCGGGATAACGGGGAGGGCTTCGCGCCGGGCCGGATCAGGGACATTCTGGATCATATTCAGGAATCGGATTCCGGGGTGTACGAGCTTCAGCATCATACTTCCGGGATCGGCAATATGGGGATTGTGAACACGGTGAACCGGCTCAAGCTGATGTACCGGAACCGGCTGTTCTTCAACATCTATAACCACTCGGAGGAGGAAAAAGGCGCCACGGTCCAGATTATCGCATCCATGAGCAAAGACTTCTACTAG